From a region of the Thermomonas sp. HDW16 genome:
- the moaCB gene encoding bifunctional molybdenum cofactor biosynthesis protein MoaC/MoaB, whose product MDAPIPASGFHMADVRRKRPAERRAVAVGELHAGPVGYAALAGKTLPKGDALAMAEVAGLQGAKNAAQLMPLCHPLSLEYVDVRCVPVPERHAIRVYCETALTAKTGVEMEALAGASAALLTLYDLTKPVEPALGIEAVRLLFKEGGKKGLWIHPAGMSEDERRYYRPKSGPRLDGETVAAITLSDRAVAGVYEDQSGALLEDALRSMGADVRRRLLADGIEPLAAALREEAALGTPLVLCTGGTGFGPRDLAPEAMASVATRDVPGLAELFRSASSAHTPLAWLSRSACALVGDGTLVICLPGSPKAVAQGMDILGPLLPHALAMMRGAPHA is encoded by the coding sequence ATGGACGCACCGATCCCCGCTTCCGGTTTCCACATGGCCGACGTGCGCCGCAAGCGCCCCGCCGAACGCCGCGCGGTGGCGGTGGGCGAACTGCACGCAGGCCCAGTGGGTTATGCCGCGCTGGCCGGCAAGACCCTGCCCAAGGGCGATGCGCTGGCGATGGCTGAAGTGGCCGGCCTGCAGGGCGCGAAGAACGCCGCGCAGCTGATGCCGCTATGCCATCCGCTGTCGCTGGAATACGTCGATGTGCGCTGCGTGCCGGTGCCGGAACGCCACGCGATCCGGGTCTATTGCGAGACCGCGCTGACCGCGAAAACCGGCGTCGAAATGGAAGCCCTGGCCGGTGCCAGCGCAGCCTTGCTCACCCTGTACGACCTGACCAAGCCGGTGGAACCGGCACTGGGCATCGAAGCGGTGCGCCTGTTGTTCAAGGAAGGCGGCAAGAAAGGTCTGTGGATCCATCCGGCCGGCATGAGCGAGGACGAACGCCGCTACTACCGGCCGAAGAGCGGCCCACGCCTGGATGGCGAAACGGTGGCGGCGATCACCCTTAGCGACCGCGCCGTCGCCGGCGTGTACGAGGATCAAAGCGGCGCGCTGCTGGAAGATGCATTGCGGTCGATGGGGGCCGACGTACGCCGGCGCCTGCTGGCCGACGGCATCGAACCGCTGGCCGCCGCCCTGCGCGAAGAAGCCGCACTCGGCACACCATTGGTACTGTGCACCGGCGGCACCGGCTTCGGCCCGCGCGACCTGGCGCCGGAAGCGATGGCCAGCGTGGCGACTCGCGATGTGCCCGGCCTGGCCGAACTGTTCCGCAGCGCCAGCAGCGCGCATACCCCGCTGGCCTGGCTGAGCCGCAGCGCCTGCGCGCTGGTCGGCGACGGCACCCTGGTGATCTGCCTGCCCGGCAGCCCCAAGGCCGTGGCGCAGGGCATGGATATCCTGGGCCCGCTGCTGCCGCATGCGCTGGCGATGATGCGCGGAGCACCGCACGCATGA
- the moaA gene encoding GTP 3',8-cyclase MoaA encodes MSVLQDRFGRAFPYLRLSVIEACNFHCSYCLPDGFHARAGRPMPLTREEIARLLRGFASVGLRKLRLTGGEPSLRRDLPEIIASAAAVGSIDSIALTTNGTLLDRRVARWRQAGLTNLNISVDALERERFHAITGHDRLDEILRGIELAQGLGFKAIKLNAVLLKGLNDDLLPQWFDYLRERDVTVRFIELMRTGDNLAYFERHHLRAETLEANLQATGWQLLQRAPDAGPAREYAHPDFAGRIGVIAPYSNDFCAGCNRLRVTHTGDLRLCLFGNVGIPLRPWLQDDADCDRLAAALQAQLGLKAIGHRLHEGETGLVPNLSTIGG; translated from the coding sequence ATGTCGGTTTTGCAGGACCGGTTTGGCCGGGCCTTCCCGTATTTGCGGCTGTCGGTGATCGAAGCCTGCAACTTCCACTGCAGCTACTGCCTGCCGGACGGTTTCCATGCCCGCGCCGGGCGCCCGATGCCGCTCACCCGCGAGGAAATCGCCCGCCTGCTGCGCGGCTTCGCCAGCGTGGGCCTGCGCAAGCTGCGGCTGACCGGCGGCGAGCCCAGCCTGCGCCGCGACCTGCCGGAAATCATCGCTTCGGCAGCAGCCGTGGGCAGCATCGACAGCATCGCCCTCACCACTAACGGCACTCTGCTGGACCGCCGGGTGGCGCGCTGGCGTCAGGCCGGCCTGACCAACCTCAACATCAGCGTGGACGCGCTGGAACGCGAGCGCTTCCACGCCATCACCGGCCACGACCGGCTGGACGAAATCCTGCGCGGGATCGAGCTGGCGCAGGGACTGGGCTTCAAGGCGATCAAGCTCAACGCCGTGCTGCTGAAGGGCCTGAACGACGACCTGCTGCCGCAGTGGTTCGACTACCTGCGCGAACGCGACGTCACCGTGCGCTTCATCGAACTGATGCGCACCGGCGACAACCTGGCCTATTTCGAACGCCACCACCTGCGCGCCGAAACGCTGGAGGCCAACCTGCAAGCCACCGGCTGGCAGCTGTTGCAGCGCGCGCCCGATGCCGGCCCGGCGCGCGAGTACGCGCATCCGGATTTTGCCGGACGGATCGGCGTGATCGCGCCCTACTCCAACGACTTCTGCGCCGGCTGCAACCGCCTGCGCGTCACCCATACCGGCGATCTGCGGCTATGCCTGTTCGGCAACGTGGGCATCCCGTTGCGGCCGTGGCTGCAGGACGATGCCGATTGCGACCGGCTTGCCGCCGCGCTGCAGGCACAGCTGGGCCTGAAGGCGATCGGCCACCGTCTGCACGAGGGCGAAACCGGCCTGGTCCCCAACCTCTCCACCATCGGCGGTTGA